A region of Cheilinus undulatus linkage group 10, ASM1832078v1, whole genome shotgun sequence DNA encodes the following proteins:
- the LOC121516061 gene encoding catenin delta-1-like isoform X1, which yields MEQCESAAALLESVREQEVQFEQLTRALEEERRRVGLPATSPSALGRTLPHTQNGRLGDADIERLKLTDAYINGTQYRMVDPAHGAVDDSYTPEDDSQEVHSVFSEEGTARRQDNGMKKPISRTVLPSDSMSIDGVSGMGGYSATLDRPYRQPGAGDYPTATVPRNYHYGPVGGYDDYRGGPPSEAYPSLSRGSHMDDRYRPVDGYRTLDSGYRAPSRQQLDPYAAQPQVSRGMRALGSAMEMRYGHGHYGLEDDQRSVGYDDYGMGPPPMHPGGYGTMPRLGPGPGGMDRRRLRSCEDTLDGDMGGVDPYAWGVPMTMERGSMASLDSTLRKAPPGTWRQPELPEVIAMLNYRLDPVKTNAAAFLQHLTFKNDKVKSEVRRLKGIPALVSLLDHPSKDVHHSACGALKNISFGRDQDNKIAIKNCDGVPALIRLLRKTHDQDLTDTITGTLWNLSSHDSVKMEIVDHALHALADEVVVPHSGWERGSNGGGEESCKPRHLEWETALTNTAGCLRNVSSERSEARRKLRECTGLVDSLMYIVQSQINRKDVDNKLVENCVCLLRNLSYHVHREVPGSERYVEATPLNQGPVPANKGGCFGSRKGKDEWFSKGKKDGDDGSADQIDIPKRTTPAKGYELLFQPEVVRVYTSLLRESKNPSVLEAAAGAIQNLCAGRWTYGRYIRATVRLEKGLPMMAELLAHGNDRVVRAMSGALRNLAIDNRNCELLGLHAVPHLVANLPGGQSQSGRALSEETVVSVLSTLAEVLGNSLEAAKTLRASQGIERLVLINKDGKRSEREVRGAGQVLQLVWAHKELRRPLEKDGWKKTDFMVNLSPNTSTTNGPSTRANGTYEDSTTPLLDRGEKRDMIPLNDLGPEAYSTLDQRERRHTLDETTDTLPRGVYGGRKGSLPLLDSYDG from the exons ATGGAGCAGTGTGAGAGCGCAGCGGCTCTGCTGGAGTCGGTCAGGGAGCAGGAGGTGCAGTTTGAACAGCTGACCAGGGcgctggaggaggagaggaggagagtgggCCTCCCTGCCACCAGCCCCTCGGCCTTGGGTCGCACCCTCCCCCACACACAG AACGGGCGTTTGGGGGATGCAGACATAGAACGACTGAAACTAACTGACGCATACATAAACGGCACACAG TACAGAATGGTGGACCCTGCACACGGCGCTGTAGATGACAGCTATACACCAGAGGATGACTCCCAGGAAGTGCACTCTGTCTTTTCTGAGGAAGGAACTGCACGACGCCAAGACAATGGC ATGAAGAAACCAATCTCGCGGACAGTCCTGCCCTCTGACTCCATGTCCATCGATGGCGTGTCTGGTATGGGCGGCTACAGCGCCACACTAGACCGTCCTTACAGGCAGCCTGGAGCAGGAGACTACCCCACTGCCACGGTGCCCAGGAACTACCACTATGGTCCTGTTGGGGGTTATGATGACTATCGTGGAGGCCCACCTTCAGAGGCATATCCTAGCTTGAGCAGGGGCTCACACATGGACGACCGCTACAG GCCTGTTGATGGCTACAGGACCCTGGACTCAGGCTACCGAGCCCCAAGCCGCCAGCAGCTCGACCCATATGCAGCACAGCCCCAGGTGAGCCGGGGGATGAGGGCCCTGGGCTCAGCGATGGAGATGAGGTATGGCCACGGTCACTACGGTCTGGAGGATGACCAGCGCAGTGTGGGATATGATGACTATGGCATGGGCCCTCCACCCATGCACCCTGGTGGTTATGGCACCATGCCCCGCCTGGGACCTGGCCCTGGGGGTATGGACAGACGAAGACTCAG GAGCTGTGAGGACACTTTAGATGGTGACATGGGAGGAGTTGACCCTTATGCGTGGGGTGTTCCCATGACAATGGAGAGGGGGAGCATGGCGTCTTTGGACAGCACGCTGAGGAAGGCTCCTCCCGGTACGTGGAGACAGCCAGAGCTGCCAGAGGTCATTGCCATGTTGAACTACCGCCTGGACCCTGTCAAGACTAATGCTGCTGCTTTCCTGCAGCAtctcacatttaaaaatgataag GTTAAATCAGAGGTGCGTCGCTTGAAGGGCATCCCAGCCCTGGTGTCACTGCTGGACCACCCCAGTAAAGACGTTCACCATTCGGCCTGTGGAGCACTAAAGAACATTTCATTCGGGAGGGATCAGGACAACAAGATTGCCATCAAGAATTGTGATGGAGTCCCCGCATTGATCAGATTACTGAGGAAAACCCATGACCAGGATCTGACTGACACCATAACAG GCACCTTGTGGAACCTTTCATCACACGACTCGGTAAAGATGGAGATTGTCGACCATGCCCTTCACGCTCTGGCAGACGAAGTGGTTGTCCCGCACTCTGGCTGGGAGCGAGGGAGcaatggaggaggagaggagagctgcAAACCACGGCATCTGGAGTGGGAGACCGCCTTGACCAACACTGCTGGCTGCCTTAG GAATGTGAGTTCAGAACGCAGCGAGGCCAGACGAAAGCTGAGAGAGTGCACAGGATTAGTGGATTCACTCATGTACATTGTCCAATCACAGATTAACCGCAAGGATGTGGATAACAAG CTGGTGGAGAACTGTGTCTGCCTCCTTAGAAATCTCTCCTATCATGTTCACCGTGAAGTTCCCGGCTCTGAGCGCTACGTAGAGGCCACACCCCTCAACCAGGGACCAGTCCCTGCTAACAAGGGCGGCTGCTTTGGCTCTCGAAAAGGCAAAG ATGAGTGGTTTTCCAAAG gaAAGAAGGATGGAGATGATGGGAGCGCAGATCAGATTGATATCCCAAAGAGGACAACACCTGCCAAAG GCTACGAGCTTTTGTTCCAGCCAGAGGTGGTTCGTGTTTACACTTCACTGCTCAGAGAGAGCAAGAACCCCTCAGTCCTGGAGGCTGCTGCTGGTGCAATCCAGAACCTGTGTGCTGGCCGATGGACT TATGGTCGGTATATTCGGGCCACTGTGCGTCTGGAAAAAGGTCTTCCAATGATGGCAGAGCTGCTGGCTCATGGCAATGACCGCGTGGTTCGGGCGATGTCTGGAGCCTTGAGGAACCTCGCCATCGACAACCGTAACTGTGAACTGCTTG GTTTGCATGCAGTGCCTCACCTTGTGGCCAATCTGCCCGGAGGCCAGAGCCAGTCTGGGCGCGCTCTGTCAGAGGAGACGGTGGTGTCTGTACTGAGCACGCTTGCTGAGGTACTGGGCAACAGTTTGGAGGCAGCAAAGACCCTCCGAGCGTCGCAGGGCATTGAGAGGCTGGTTCTCATCAACAAAGATGG TAAGCGATCAGAGCGTGAAGTGCGAGGGGCAGGTCAGGTACTCCAGCTCGTCTGGGCCCACAAAGAGCTGCGTCGGCCTCTGGAGAAGGACGGCTGGAAGAAGACAGACTTCATGGTCAACCTCAGCCCCAATACCAGCACCACCAATGGTCCCAGCACCCGGGCCAACGGCACCTATGAAGATAGCACAACGCCATTGTTAGACAGAG GGGAGAAGAGGGACATGATTCCATTGAACGACCTTGGCCCTG agGCCTACTCTACACTGGACCAGAGGGAGAGAAGACATACTCTAGATGAAACCACAGACACTTTACCG CGAGGGGTGTATGGGGGCAGAAAGGGCTCCTTGCCCCTTTTGGACTCCTACGATGGTTag
- the LOC121516061 gene encoding catenin delta-1-like isoform X4: protein MVDPAHGAVDDSYTPEDDSQEVHSVFSEEGTARRQDNGMKKPISRTVLPSDSMSIDGVSGMGGYSATLDRPYRQPGAGDYPTATVPRNYHYGPVGGYDDYRGGPPSEAYPSLSRGSHMDDRYRPVDGYRTLDSGYRAPSRQQLDPYAAQPQVSRGMRALGSAMEMRYGHGHYGLEDDQRSVGYDDYGMGPPPMHPGGYGTMPRLGPGPGGMDRRRLRSCEDTLDGDMGGVDPYAWGVPMTMERGSMASLDSTLRKAPPGTWRQPELPEVIAMLNYRLDPVKTNAAAFLQHLTFKNDKVKSEVRRLKGIPALVSLLDHPSKDVHHSACGALKNISFGRDQDNKIAIKNCDGVPALIRLLRKTHDQDLTDTITGTLWNLSSHDSVKMEIVDHALHALADEVVVPHSGWERGSNGGGEESCKPRHLEWETALTNTAGCLRNVSSERSEARRKLRECTGLVDSLMYIVQSQINRKDVDNKLVENCVCLLRNLSYHVHREVPGSERYVEATPLNQGPVPANKGGCFGSRKGKDEWFSKGKKDGDDGSADQIDIPKRTTPAKGYELLFQPEVVRVYTSLLRESKNPSVLEAAAGAIQNLCAGRWTYGRYIRATVRLEKGLPMMAELLAHGNDRVVRAMSGALRNLAIDNRNCELLGLHAVPHLVANLPGGQSQSGRALSEETVVSVLSTLAEVLGNSLEAAKTLRASQGIERLVLINKDGKRSEREVRGAGQVLQLVWAHKELRRPLEKDGWKKTDFMVNLSPNTSTTNGPSTRANGTYEDSTTPLLDRGEKRDMIPLNDLGPEAYSTLDQRERRHTLDETTDTLPRGVYGGRKGSLPLLDSYDG from the exons ATGGTGGACCCTGCACACGGCGCTGTAGATGACAGCTATACACCAGAGGATGACTCCCAGGAAGTGCACTCTGTCTTTTCTGAGGAAGGAACTGCACGACGCCAAGACAATGGC ATGAAGAAACCAATCTCGCGGACAGTCCTGCCCTCTGACTCCATGTCCATCGATGGCGTGTCTGGTATGGGCGGCTACAGCGCCACACTAGACCGTCCTTACAGGCAGCCTGGAGCAGGAGACTACCCCACTGCCACGGTGCCCAGGAACTACCACTATGGTCCTGTTGGGGGTTATGATGACTATCGTGGAGGCCCACCTTCAGAGGCATATCCTAGCTTGAGCAGGGGCTCACACATGGACGACCGCTACAG GCCTGTTGATGGCTACAGGACCCTGGACTCAGGCTACCGAGCCCCAAGCCGCCAGCAGCTCGACCCATATGCAGCACAGCCCCAGGTGAGCCGGGGGATGAGGGCCCTGGGCTCAGCGATGGAGATGAGGTATGGCCACGGTCACTACGGTCTGGAGGATGACCAGCGCAGTGTGGGATATGATGACTATGGCATGGGCCCTCCACCCATGCACCCTGGTGGTTATGGCACCATGCCCCGCCTGGGACCTGGCCCTGGGGGTATGGACAGACGAAGACTCAG GAGCTGTGAGGACACTTTAGATGGTGACATGGGAGGAGTTGACCCTTATGCGTGGGGTGTTCCCATGACAATGGAGAGGGGGAGCATGGCGTCTTTGGACAGCACGCTGAGGAAGGCTCCTCCCGGTACGTGGAGACAGCCAGAGCTGCCAGAGGTCATTGCCATGTTGAACTACCGCCTGGACCCTGTCAAGACTAATGCTGCTGCTTTCCTGCAGCAtctcacatttaaaaatgataag GTTAAATCAGAGGTGCGTCGCTTGAAGGGCATCCCAGCCCTGGTGTCACTGCTGGACCACCCCAGTAAAGACGTTCACCATTCGGCCTGTGGAGCACTAAAGAACATTTCATTCGGGAGGGATCAGGACAACAAGATTGCCATCAAGAATTGTGATGGAGTCCCCGCATTGATCAGATTACTGAGGAAAACCCATGACCAGGATCTGACTGACACCATAACAG GCACCTTGTGGAACCTTTCATCACACGACTCGGTAAAGATGGAGATTGTCGACCATGCCCTTCACGCTCTGGCAGACGAAGTGGTTGTCCCGCACTCTGGCTGGGAGCGAGGGAGcaatggaggaggagaggagagctgcAAACCACGGCATCTGGAGTGGGAGACCGCCTTGACCAACACTGCTGGCTGCCTTAG GAATGTGAGTTCAGAACGCAGCGAGGCCAGACGAAAGCTGAGAGAGTGCACAGGATTAGTGGATTCACTCATGTACATTGTCCAATCACAGATTAACCGCAAGGATGTGGATAACAAG CTGGTGGAGAACTGTGTCTGCCTCCTTAGAAATCTCTCCTATCATGTTCACCGTGAAGTTCCCGGCTCTGAGCGCTACGTAGAGGCCACACCCCTCAACCAGGGACCAGTCCCTGCTAACAAGGGCGGCTGCTTTGGCTCTCGAAAAGGCAAAG ATGAGTGGTTTTCCAAAG gaAAGAAGGATGGAGATGATGGGAGCGCAGATCAGATTGATATCCCAAAGAGGACAACACCTGCCAAAG GCTACGAGCTTTTGTTCCAGCCAGAGGTGGTTCGTGTTTACACTTCACTGCTCAGAGAGAGCAAGAACCCCTCAGTCCTGGAGGCTGCTGCTGGTGCAATCCAGAACCTGTGTGCTGGCCGATGGACT TATGGTCGGTATATTCGGGCCACTGTGCGTCTGGAAAAAGGTCTTCCAATGATGGCAGAGCTGCTGGCTCATGGCAATGACCGCGTGGTTCGGGCGATGTCTGGAGCCTTGAGGAACCTCGCCATCGACAACCGTAACTGTGAACTGCTTG GTTTGCATGCAGTGCCTCACCTTGTGGCCAATCTGCCCGGAGGCCAGAGCCAGTCTGGGCGCGCTCTGTCAGAGGAGACGGTGGTGTCTGTACTGAGCACGCTTGCTGAGGTACTGGGCAACAGTTTGGAGGCAGCAAAGACCCTCCGAGCGTCGCAGGGCATTGAGAGGCTGGTTCTCATCAACAAAGATGG TAAGCGATCAGAGCGTGAAGTGCGAGGGGCAGGTCAGGTACTCCAGCTCGTCTGGGCCCACAAAGAGCTGCGTCGGCCTCTGGAGAAGGACGGCTGGAAGAAGACAGACTTCATGGTCAACCTCAGCCCCAATACCAGCACCACCAATGGTCCCAGCACCCGGGCCAACGGCACCTATGAAGATAGCACAACGCCATTGTTAGACAGAG GGGAGAAGAGGGACATGATTCCATTGAACGACCTTGGCCCTG agGCCTACTCTACACTGGACCAGAGGGAGAGAAGACATACTCTAGATGAAACCACAGACACTTTACCG CGAGGGGTGTATGGGGGCAGAAAGGGCTCCTTGCCCCTTTTGGACTCCTACGATGGTTag
- the LOC121516061 gene encoding catenin delta-1-like isoform X2, producing MEQCESAAALLESVREQEVQFEQLTRALEEERRRVGLPATSPSALGRTLPHTQNGRLGDADIERLKLTDAYINGTQYRMVDPAHGAVDDSYTPEDDSQEVHSVFSEEGTARRQDNGMKKPISRTVLPSDSMSIDGVSGMGGYSATLDRPYRQPGAGDYPTATVPRNYHYGPVGGYDDYRGGPPSEAYPSLSRGSHMDDRYRPVDGYRTLDSGYRAPSRQQLDPYAAQPQVSRGMRALGSAMEMRYGHGHYGLEDDQRSVGYDDYGMGPPPMHPGGYGTMPRLGPGPGGMDRRRLRSCEDTLDGDMGGVDPYAWGVPMTMERGSMASLDSTLRKAPPGTWRQPELPEVIAMLNYRLDPVKTNAAAFLQHLTFKNDKVKSEVRRLKGIPALVSLLDHPSKDVHHSACGALKNISFGRDQDNKIAIKNCDGVPALIRLLRKTHDQDLTDTITGTLWNLSSHDSVKMEIVDHALHALADEVVVPHSGWERGSNGGGEESCKPRHLEWETALTNTAGCLRNVSSERSEARRKLRECTGLVDSLMYIVQSQINRKDVDNKLVENCVCLLRNLSYHVHREVPGSERYVEATPLNQGPVPANKGGCFGSRKGKGKKDGDDGSADQIDIPKRTTPAKGYELLFQPEVVRVYTSLLRESKNPSVLEAAAGAIQNLCAGRWTYGRYIRATVRLEKGLPMMAELLAHGNDRVVRAMSGALRNLAIDNRNCELLGLHAVPHLVANLPGGQSQSGRALSEETVVSVLSTLAEVLGNSLEAAKTLRASQGIERLVLINKDGKRSEREVRGAGQVLQLVWAHKELRRPLEKDGWKKTDFMVNLSPNTSTTNGPSTRANGTYEDSTTPLLDRGEKRDMIPLNDLGPEAYSTLDQRERRHTLDETTDTLPRGVYGGRKGSLPLLDSYDG from the exons ATGGAGCAGTGTGAGAGCGCAGCGGCTCTGCTGGAGTCGGTCAGGGAGCAGGAGGTGCAGTTTGAACAGCTGACCAGGGcgctggaggaggagaggaggagagtgggCCTCCCTGCCACCAGCCCCTCGGCCTTGGGTCGCACCCTCCCCCACACACAG AACGGGCGTTTGGGGGATGCAGACATAGAACGACTGAAACTAACTGACGCATACATAAACGGCACACAG TACAGAATGGTGGACCCTGCACACGGCGCTGTAGATGACAGCTATACACCAGAGGATGACTCCCAGGAAGTGCACTCTGTCTTTTCTGAGGAAGGAACTGCACGACGCCAAGACAATGGC ATGAAGAAACCAATCTCGCGGACAGTCCTGCCCTCTGACTCCATGTCCATCGATGGCGTGTCTGGTATGGGCGGCTACAGCGCCACACTAGACCGTCCTTACAGGCAGCCTGGAGCAGGAGACTACCCCACTGCCACGGTGCCCAGGAACTACCACTATGGTCCTGTTGGGGGTTATGATGACTATCGTGGAGGCCCACCTTCAGAGGCATATCCTAGCTTGAGCAGGGGCTCACACATGGACGACCGCTACAG GCCTGTTGATGGCTACAGGACCCTGGACTCAGGCTACCGAGCCCCAAGCCGCCAGCAGCTCGACCCATATGCAGCACAGCCCCAGGTGAGCCGGGGGATGAGGGCCCTGGGCTCAGCGATGGAGATGAGGTATGGCCACGGTCACTACGGTCTGGAGGATGACCAGCGCAGTGTGGGATATGATGACTATGGCATGGGCCCTCCACCCATGCACCCTGGTGGTTATGGCACCATGCCCCGCCTGGGACCTGGCCCTGGGGGTATGGACAGACGAAGACTCAG GAGCTGTGAGGACACTTTAGATGGTGACATGGGAGGAGTTGACCCTTATGCGTGGGGTGTTCCCATGACAATGGAGAGGGGGAGCATGGCGTCTTTGGACAGCACGCTGAGGAAGGCTCCTCCCGGTACGTGGAGACAGCCAGAGCTGCCAGAGGTCATTGCCATGTTGAACTACCGCCTGGACCCTGTCAAGACTAATGCTGCTGCTTTCCTGCAGCAtctcacatttaaaaatgataag GTTAAATCAGAGGTGCGTCGCTTGAAGGGCATCCCAGCCCTGGTGTCACTGCTGGACCACCCCAGTAAAGACGTTCACCATTCGGCCTGTGGAGCACTAAAGAACATTTCATTCGGGAGGGATCAGGACAACAAGATTGCCATCAAGAATTGTGATGGAGTCCCCGCATTGATCAGATTACTGAGGAAAACCCATGACCAGGATCTGACTGACACCATAACAG GCACCTTGTGGAACCTTTCATCACACGACTCGGTAAAGATGGAGATTGTCGACCATGCCCTTCACGCTCTGGCAGACGAAGTGGTTGTCCCGCACTCTGGCTGGGAGCGAGGGAGcaatggaggaggagaggagagctgcAAACCACGGCATCTGGAGTGGGAGACCGCCTTGACCAACACTGCTGGCTGCCTTAG GAATGTGAGTTCAGAACGCAGCGAGGCCAGACGAAAGCTGAGAGAGTGCACAGGATTAGTGGATTCACTCATGTACATTGTCCAATCACAGATTAACCGCAAGGATGTGGATAACAAG CTGGTGGAGAACTGTGTCTGCCTCCTTAGAAATCTCTCCTATCATGTTCACCGTGAAGTTCCCGGCTCTGAGCGCTACGTAGAGGCCACACCCCTCAACCAGGGACCAGTCCCTGCTAACAAGGGCGGCTGCTTTGGCTCTCGAAAAGGCAAAG gaAAGAAGGATGGAGATGATGGGAGCGCAGATCAGATTGATATCCCAAAGAGGACAACACCTGCCAAAG GCTACGAGCTTTTGTTCCAGCCAGAGGTGGTTCGTGTTTACACTTCACTGCTCAGAGAGAGCAAGAACCCCTCAGTCCTGGAGGCTGCTGCTGGTGCAATCCAGAACCTGTGTGCTGGCCGATGGACT TATGGTCGGTATATTCGGGCCACTGTGCGTCTGGAAAAAGGTCTTCCAATGATGGCAGAGCTGCTGGCTCATGGCAATGACCGCGTGGTTCGGGCGATGTCTGGAGCCTTGAGGAACCTCGCCATCGACAACCGTAACTGTGAACTGCTTG GTTTGCATGCAGTGCCTCACCTTGTGGCCAATCTGCCCGGAGGCCAGAGCCAGTCTGGGCGCGCTCTGTCAGAGGAGACGGTGGTGTCTGTACTGAGCACGCTTGCTGAGGTACTGGGCAACAGTTTGGAGGCAGCAAAGACCCTCCGAGCGTCGCAGGGCATTGAGAGGCTGGTTCTCATCAACAAAGATGG TAAGCGATCAGAGCGTGAAGTGCGAGGGGCAGGTCAGGTACTCCAGCTCGTCTGGGCCCACAAAGAGCTGCGTCGGCCTCTGGAGAAGGACGGCTGGAAGAAGACAGACTTCATGGTCAACCTCAGCCCCAATACCAGCACCACCAATGGTCCCAGCACCCGGGCCAACGGCACCTATGAAGATAGCACAACGCCATTGTTAGACAGAG GGGAGAAGAGGGACATGATTCCATTGAACGACCTTGGCCCTG agGCCTACTCTACACTGGACCAGAGGGAGAGAAGACATACTCTAGATGAAACCACAGACACTTTACCG CGAGGGGTGTATGGGGGCAGAAAGGGCTCCTTGCCCCTTTTGGACTCCTACGATGGTTag
- the LOC121516061 gene encoding catenin delta-1-like isoform X3 has protein sequence MEQCESAAALLESVREQEVQFEQLTRALEEERRRVGLPATSPSALGRTLPHTQNGRLGDADIERLKLTDAYINGTQYRMVDPAHGAVDDSYTPEDDSQEVHSVFSEEGTARRQDNGMKKPISRTVLPSDSMSIDGVSGMGGYSATLDRPYRQPGAGDYPTATVPRNYHYGPVGGYDDYRGGPPSEAYPSLSRGSHMDDRYRPVDGYRTLDSGYRAPSRQQLDPYAAQPQVSRGMRALGSAMEMRYGHGHYGLEDDQRSVGYDDYGMGPPPMHPGGYGTMPRLGPGPGGMDRRRLRSCEDTLDGDMGGVDPYAWGVPMTMERGSMASLDSTLRKAPPGTWRQPELPEVIAMLNYRLDPVKTNAAAFLQHLTFKNDKVKSEVRRLKGIPALVSLLDHPSKDVHHSACGALKNISFGRDQDNKIAIKNCDGVPALIRLLRKTHDQDLTDTITGTLWNLSSHDSVKMEIVDHALHALADEVVVPHSGWERGSNGGGEESCKPRHLEWETALTNTAGCLRNVSSERSEARRKLRECTGLVDSLMYIVQSQINRKDVDNKLVENCVCLLRNLSYHVHREVPGSERYVEATPLNQGPVPANKGGCFGSRKGKDEWFSKGKKDGDDGSADQIDIPKRTTPAKGYELLFQPEVVRVYTSLLRESKNPSVLEAAAGAIQNLCAGRWTYGRYIRATVRLEKGLPMMAELLAHGNDRVVRAMSGALRNLAIDNRNCELLGLHAVPHLVANLPGGQSQSGRALSEETVVSVLSTLAEVLGNSLEAAKTLRASQGIERLVLINKDGKRSEREVRGAGQVLQLVWAHKELRRPLEKDGWKKTDFMVNLSPNTSTTNGPSTRANGTYEDSTTPLLDRGEKRDMIPLNDLGPEAYSTLDQRERRHTLDETTDTLPKN, from the exons ATGGAGCAGTGTGAGAGCGCAGCGGCTCTGCTGGAGTCGGTCAGGGAGCAGGAGGTGCAGTTTGAACAGCTGACCAGGGcgctggaggaggagaggaggagagtgggCCTCCCTGCCACCAGCCCCTCGGCCTTGGGTCGCACCCTCCCCCACACACAG AACGGGCGTTTGGGGGATGCAGACATAGAACGACTGAAACTAACTGACGCATACATAAACGGCACACAG TACAGAATGGTGGACCCTGCACACGGCGCTGTAGATGACAGCTATACACCAGAGGATGACTCCCAGGAAGTGCACTCTGTCTTTTCTGAGGAAGGAACTGCACGACGCCAAGACAATGGC ATGAAGAAACCAATCTCGCGGACAGTCCTGCCCTCTGACTCCATGTCCATCGATGGCGTGTCTGGTATGGGCGGCTACAGCGCCACACTAGACCGTCCTTACAGGCAGCCTGGAGCAGGAGACTACCCCACTGCCACGGTGCCCAGGAACTACCACTATGGTCCTGTTGGGGGTTATGATGACTATCGTGGAGGCCCACCTTCAGAGGCATATCCTAGCTTGAGCAGGGGCTCACACATGGACGACCGCTACAG GCCTGTTGATGGCTACAGGACCCTGGACTCAGGCTACCGAGCCCCAAGCCGCCAGCAGCTCGACCCATATGCAGCACAGCCCCAGGTGAGCCGGGGGATGAGGGCCCTGGGCTCAGCGATGGAGATGAGGTATGGCCACGGTCACTACGGTCTGGAGGATGACCAGCGCAGTGTGGGATATGATGACTATGGCATGGGCCCTCCACCCATGCACCCTGGTGGTTATGGCACCATGCCCCGCCTGGGACCTGGCCCTGGGGGTATGGACAGACGAAGACTCAG GAGCTGTGAGGACACTTTAGATGGTGACATGGGAGGAGTTGACCCTTATGCGTGGGGTGTTCCCATGACAATGGAGAGGGGGAGCATGGCGTCTTTGGACAGCACGCTGAGGAAGGCTCCTCCCGGTACGTGGAGACAGCCAGAGCTGCCAGAGGTCATTGCCATGTTGAACTACCGCCTGGACCCTGTCAAGACTAATGCTGCTGCTTTCCTGCAGCAtctcacatttaaaaatgataag GTTAAATCAGAGGTGCGTCGCTTGAAGGGCATCCCAGCCCTGGTGTCACTGCTGGACCACCCCAGTAAAGACGTTCACCATTCGGCCTGTGGAGCACTAAAGAACATTTCATTCGGGAGGGATCAGGACAACAAGATTGCCATCAAGAATTGTGATGGAGTCCCCGCATTGATCAGATTACTGAGGAAAACCCATGACCAGGATCTGACTGACACCATAACAG GCACCTTGTGGAACCTTTCATCACACGACTCGGTAAAGATGGAGATTGTCGACCATGCCCTTCACGCTCTGGCAGACGAAGTGGTTGTCCCGCACTCTGGCTGGGAGCGAGGGAGcaatggaggaggagaggagagctgcAAACCACGGCATCTGGAGTGGGAGACCGCCTTGACCAACACTGCTGGCTGCCTTAG GAATGTGAGTTCAGAACGCAGCGAGGCCAGACGAAAGCTGAGAGAGTGCACAGGATTAGTGGATTCACTCATGTACATTGTCCAATCACAGATTAACCGCAAGGATGTGGATAACAAG CTGGTGGAGAACTGTGTCTGCCTCCTTAGAAATCTCTCCTATCATGTTCACCGTGAAGTTCCCGGCTCTGAGCGCTACGTAGAGGCCACACCCCTCAACCAGGGACCAGTCCCTGCTAACAAGGGCGGCTGCTTTGGCTCTCGAAAAGGCAAAG ATGAGTGGTTTTCCAAAG gaAAGAAGGATGGAGATGATGGGAGCGCAGATCAGATTGATATCCCAAAGAGGACAACACCTGCCAAAG GCTACGAGCTTTTGTTCCAGCCAGAGGTGGTTCGTGTTTACACTTCACTGCTCAGAGAGAGCAAGAACCCCTCAGTCCTGGAGGCTGCTGCTGGTGCAATCCAGAACCTGTGTGCTGGCCGATGGACT TATGGTCGGTATATTCGGGCCACTGTGCGTCTGGAAAAAGGTCTTCCAATGATGGCAGAGCTGCTGGCTCATGGCAATGACCGCGTGGTTCGGGCGATGTCTGGAGCCTTGAGGAACCTCGCCATCGACAACCGTAACTGTGAACTGCTTG GTTTGCATGCAGTGCCTCACCTTGTGGCCAATCTGCCCGGAGGCCAGAGCCAGTCTGGGCGCGCTCTGTCAGAGGAGACGGTGGTGTCTGTACTGAGCACGCTTGCTGAGGTACTGGGCAACAGTTTGGAGGCAGCAAAGACCCTCCGAGCGTCGCAGGGCATTGAGAGGCTGGTTCTCATCAACAAAGATGG TAAGCGATCAGAGCGTGAAGTGCGAGGGGCAGGTCAGGTACTCCAGCTCGTCTGGGCCCACAAAGAGCTGCGTCGGCCTCTGGAGAAGGACGGCTGGAAGAAGACAGACTTCATGGTCAACCTCAGCCCCAATACCAGCACCACCAATGGTCCCAGCACCCGGGCCAACGGCACCTATGAAGATAGCACAACGCCATTGTTAGACAGAG GGGAGAAGAGGGACATGATTCCATTGAACGACCTTGGCCCTG agGCCTACTCTACACTGGACCAGAGGGAGAGAAGACATACTCTAGATGAAACCACAGACACTTTACCG AAAAACTGA